In Bacteroidota bacterium, a single genomic region encodes these proteins:
- a CDS encoding response regulator transcription factor — translation MNVLLIEDEEPASTRLKKLLNAVHPEIQILETIVSVKSAIEWLSQHHQPDLIIMDIQLSDGVSFDIFNEVEIKCPVIFTTAYDQYALQAFKVNSVDYLLKPVKSEELKSALDKYQKLFTEKKSTEIDYSVLLSALNKNKGEFQKRIVIRYGEIIKTVEIADIAYFYTESKINFLYTFKNQRFSVDHNLDELEQILNPKEYFRINRQFIVNIKAIDKMVTVSKSRVKLTLNPPCEIETIVSTERSSYFKDWLTGQ, via the coding sequence ATGAATGTACTACTGATTGAAGACGAAGAACCGGCATCTACCCGTTTAAAAAAATTATTGAACGCCGTGCATCCCGAAATCCAAATTTTAGAAACCATAGTGAGTGTAAAATCGGCTATTGAATGGCTCTCGCAGCATCATCAACCCGATTTAATAATAATGGACATACAATTATCGGATGGGGTGAGTTTTGATATTTTTAATGAAGTGGAAATAAAATGTCCGGTAATATTTACCACAGCATACGACCAATATGCCTTGCAAGCATTTAAAGTGAATAGCGTGGATTACCTGCTCAAGCCGGTAAAAAGCGAAGAGTTGAAAAGTGCATTGGATAAATATCAAAAACTTTTCACTGAAAAAAAATCAACCGAAATTGATTATTCGGTGCTGCTTAGCGCTTTGAATAAAAACAAAGGTGAGTTTCAAAAACGCATTGTAATTCGCTACGGTGAAATTATTAAAACGGTTGAAATTGCTGATATTGCCTACTTCTACACGGAATCAAAAATTAACTTTTTGTACACCTTCAAAAACCAACGCTTCTCTGTTGACCATAATTTGGATGAGTTAGAACAAATATTAAATCCAAAGGAATATTTTCGAATTAACCGACAATTTATCGTCAACATAAAAGCGATAGATAAAATGGTTACCGTTTCTAAATCTCGCGTTAAGCTAACCCTTAACCCACCTTGCGAAATAGAAACGATTGTGAGTACAGAGCGCTCTTCTTATTTTAAAGATTGGCTTACAGGGCAATAA
- a CDS encoding T9SS type A sorting domain-containing protein, with product MKRIYFCFFLFSLILSSARSQGVSSGYMIDSVVTKVYYDWINAPTSYNHYTTIDSFDLNGLLISSYIFYSDNPTYDITTNKYSPTKKILSSANINFNLNKLRKNYEELYYYDTLDRLIKHSRGSFHYSSNSIIDTPTTSNFDNYFYQYTPNGLQSIQEYNYTSNGIIKYGGRQRIAYDSEGKKTEIIYEQLKQDLSYSLYETTAFEYYPNDSLKTIFKKNVANVSITNKKTEYFYDSTAYLEHTVLSLLDTLNQTFFVYPSTNYFHDSLHYRTKIEVPFESRRVFIFDSERNLVYNLSYQYDEEDSIWYHGDSSYFNYNSQNQLIYKYFLHSGGGGGYLLYKYDSAGFNYYIETQHDNSMGDNSEYKVYISYKKLLHPDAIPDENSFTLFPNPNDGNFNLIYFSSIDEPITIKVHNALGQMVFQETENKTAGYFRMSFTLEKISNGIYFLEFTSTSKRTTKKFLVN from the coding sequence ATGAAAAGAATTTACTTCTGCTTTTTTCTTTTTTCTTTGATTTTAAGTTCCGCCCGGAGCCAAGGTGTTTCGAGTGGGTATATGATTGATTCGGTTGTCACAAAGGTTTATTATGATTGGATAAACGCCCCAACTTCATACAACCATTATACAACCATTGATTCATTCGATTTGAATGGACTCTTAATTTCATCCTATATATTTTATTCAGACAATCCTACCTATGACATTACAACTAATAAATATTCGCCAACTAAGAAAATACTTTCATCAGCCAACATCAACTTTAATCTAAATAAACTGAGAAAGAATTACGAAGAACTGTATTACTATGATACCCTCGATAGATTAATTAAACATTCTCGTGGAAGCTTTCACTATTCATCAAATTCAATAATTGACACACCAACTACATCAAACTTTGATAATTATTTTTATCAATATACGCCAAATGGGTTACAATCAATTCAGGAATATAATTACACCAGCAATGGAATTATTAAGTATGGTGGAAGGCAACGAATAGCTTATGATTCTGAGGGTAAAAAAACAGAAATAATTTACGAGCAGCTAAAGCAGGATTTATCATATAGCTTATATGAAACGACTGCATTTGAATATTATCCTAATGATTCTTTAAAAACAATATTTAAAAAAAACGTTGCCAATGTTAGTATAACTAACAAGAAAACCGAATACTTCTATGATTCAACTGCCTATTTAGAGCATACTGTTTTATCATTACTTGACACTTTAAACCAAACCTTTTTTGTATATCCATCTACTAATTATTTCCATGATTCGCTCCATTACAGGACTAAAATAGAGGTGCCCTTCGAATCAAGGAGAGTCTTTATTTTTGATTCAGAAAGAAATTTAGTTTATAATTTAAGCTATCAATATGATGAAGAAGATAGTATCTGGTATCATGGGGATTCCAGCTATTTCAATTACAATTCACAAAATCAACTAATCTATAAGTATTTTCTTCATTCTGGTGGTGGCGGTGGTTATCTATTATATAAATATGATTCAGCCGGTTTCAATTATTATATTGAAACGCAACATGATAATTCGATGGGCGACAATAGCGAGTACAAAGTATACATTTCTTACAAAAAACTCCTCCACCCCGATGCCATACCGGATGAAAATTCGTTTACACTTTTTCCGAATCCCAATGATGGTAATTTTAACCTTATTTATTTTTCCAGCATAGATGAACCCATAACTATAAAGGTTCACAATGCGCTTGGGCAAATGGTATTTCAAGAAACAGAAAACAAAACGGCCGGCTATTTTAGGATGAGTTTTACTTTGGAGAAAATCTCAAATGGAATTTATTTTCTAGAATTTACAAGCACTTCAAAGCGTACAACCAAGAAATTTTTGGTTAATTAA
- a CDS encoding MFS transporter, whose amino-acid sequence MEKGNKKVITAWTFYDWANSVYNLVITATILPIYYKAVTVTKDVDGKEISDVVTFLGMQFKNTTLYDYSLAFANLVVAAVIPLLSGIADYGGSKKRFMQFFCYLGAISCSLMYFFTRDHLGLGIILVVFACIGFWGSLVFYNAFLPEIAEPKDQDKVSARGFAMGYVGSSILLIFNLMLVQKPDWFGIADAGMATRISFLTVGIWWVGFAQIPFYYLPGRTHPKKANDNYFFKGYQELKKVWADMKHNIVLKRFLIAFFVYNMGVQTVMLVATLFGAAEIKMETGQLITTILIIQFVALFGAYLFSFVSRKIGNINTLMVAVCVWIGACVGTYFFCYTPTDFFIVAGFVGLVMGGIQSLSRSTYSKMLPETEDHASYFSFYDVTEKVCIVLGMATFGIINEMSTSMRKPIIMLIVFFVIGLLLLMRIPKKNGHA is encoded by the coding sequence ATGGAAAAAGGAAATAAAAAAGTAATCACCGCCTGGACATTTTATGACTGGGCCAATTCGGTGTATAACTTGGTTATTACGGCTACTATTCTGCCAATTTATTACAAAGCAGTAACCGTAACCAAAGATGTAGATGGAAAAGAAATAAGCGATGTTGTTACTTTTTTAGGAATGCAATTTAAGAACACCACCCTCTATGATTATTCCTTAGCCTTTGCTAATTTGGTGGTAGCGGCTGTAATTCCATTACTCTCAGGAATTGCCGATTATGGCGGAAGTAAAAAAAGATTTATGCAGTTTTTTTGTTACCTCGGTGCCATCTCCTGCAGCCTCATGTATTTTTTTACCCGCGACCATCTTGGATTAGGAATTATTTTAGTGGTTTTTGCCTGTATTGGTTTTTGGGGTAGTTTGGTTTTTTACAATGCCTTTTTACCCGAAATAGCTGAACCCAAGGATCAGGATAAAGTGAGTGCAAGAGGCTTTGCGATGGGCTATGTGGGAAGTTCGATATTGCTTATTTTTAATTTAATGCTGGTGCAAAAACCCGATTGGTTTGGCATTGCCGATGCAGGTATGGCCACACGTATTTCATTTCTTACCGTGGGCATTTGGTGGGTAGGCTTTGCTCAGATACCTTTTTATTATTTACCCGGCAGAACGCATCCTAAAAAAGCAAACGATAATTATTTTTTCAAAGGCTATCAAGAATTAAAAAAAGTGTGGGCAGATATGAAACATAACATTGTGCTGAAAAGATTTCTCATCGCATTTTTTGTATACAACATGGGTGTTCAAACGGTAATGCTAGTTGCTACATTATTTGGTGCAGCCGAAATTAAAATGGAAACCGGCCAACTCATTACCACCATTCTCATCATCCAATTTGTGGCCTTGTTTGGTGCCTATTTGTTTTCGTTCGTTTCCCGAAAAATTGGAAATATCAACACTTTAATGGTGGCGGTGTGTGTGTGGATTGGCGCTTGTGTTGGAACCTATTTTTTCTGCTATACGCCTACCGATTTTTTTATAGTGGCTGGATTTGTTGGGCTGGTGATGGGTGGCATTCAGTCGCTCTCACGCTCTACTTACAGTAAAATGCTTCCCGAAACAGAGGACCATGCCAGCTATTTCAGCTTTTATGATGTGACCGAAAAAGTATGCATTGTATTAGGAATGGCCACTTTTGGTATCATTAACGAAATGAGCACCAGCATGCGAAAGCCAATCATTATGCTAATTGTGTTTTTTGTTATTGGCCTATTATTGCTGATGCGCATTCCGAAAAAAAATGGGCACGCTTAG
- a CDS encoding enoyl-CoA hydratase/isomerase family protein, translated as MLLKITLNRPDKFNSFNRGMALSLQAALDAAALDKNIRGILITGEGKAFCAGQDLSEAIDPSGPGIKNIVEEHYNPIIQKIRSIEKPIVCAVNGVAAGAGANIALSCDVVIAANSASFLQAFSKIALIPDSGGTFFLPRLIGFGKASALMMLGDKVPAAEAEKMGMIYKVCDDANLQIEAMTLATTLAAMPTVGLGLTKRLLNQSMTNNLTQQLTAEGKEQVVAASTADYKEGVSAFLEKRKPIFKGE; from the coding sequence ATTCTATTAAAAATCACCTTAAACCGTCCGGATAAATTCAACAGCTTTAATCGCGGGATGGCTTTGAGTTTGCAAGCTGCACTCGATGCAGCGGCCTTAGATAAAAATATCAGAGGAATTTTAATCACCGGCGAAGGCAAAGCATTTTGCGCCGGTCAGGATTTGAGCGAAGCCATCGACCCAAGTGGACCTGGCATTAAAAATATTGTAGAAGAACATTATAATCCTATCATCCAAAAAATCAGAAGCATCGAAAAACCCATTGTTTGCGCAGTGAATGGCGTGGCAGCCGGTGCAGGAGCAAATATTGCACTTTCCTGCGATGTGGTTATTGCAGCAAACAGTGCTTCCTTCTTACAAGCTTTTAGTAAAATAGCACTCATCCCGGATAGTGGAGGGACCTTTTTCTTACCACGCTTAATTGGTTTTGGAAAAGCCAGCGCACTCATGATGCTAGGCGATAAAGTGCCTGCTGCAGAAGCCGAGAAAATGGGCATGATTTATAAAGTATGTGACGATGCAAATCTGCAAATAGAAGCAATGACATTAGCCACAACACTTGCTGCGATGCCCACTGTAGGATTGGGACTTACCAAAAGATTGCTCAACCAATCCATGACAAATAACTTAACTCAACAACTAACTGCCGAAGGCAAAGAACAAGTAGTTGCTGCCTCCACCGCAGATTACAAGGAAGGCGTGAGTGCCTTTTTAGAAAAAAGAAAACCCATTTTTAAAGGCGAGTAA
- a CDS encoding YceI family protein — protein sequence MNYKYILAFVTLLIGIEVSSFSQIELSFHTATGKVLFESESTLETIQASSDELKGILNPNNSNFAFVVRIVSFKGFNSTLQKDHFNENYLESEHFPNATFQGKLIDDFDFSKDGTATVRAKGILKIHGEEQERIIKVTLQKKGNSISVQSTFSILLSDYEIRIPRIVHGKISPEIVIHVNLDLVKK from the coding sequence ATGAATTATAAATACATATTAGCTTTTGTTACACTCCTTATCGGAATAGAAGTTAGCTCTTTCTCACAAATTGAACTCTCCTTTCATACAGCAACGGGCAAGGTTCTTTTTGAATCTGAAAGTACTCTCGAGACAATACAGGCAAGTTCAGACGAGCTAAAGGGAATTCTAAACCCTAACAATTCAAATTTTGCTTTTGTTGTGCGAATTGTTTCATTTAAGGGATTCAATTCAACCTTACAAAAGGATCACTTTAATGAAAATTACCTCGAAAGTGAGCACTTTCCAAATGCTACTTTTCAAGGAAAATTGATTGATGATTTTGATTTTAGTAAGGATGGTACCGCAACCGTTCGTGCTAAAGGAATTTTAAAAATTCATGGTGAGGAACAAGAGCGGATCATTAAAGTTACACTCCAAAAAAAGGGCAATAGTATTAGTGTTCAAAGTACTTTTTCGATTTTGTTGAGCGATTACGAAATAAGAATTCCACGTATTGTACACGGGAAAATATCACCCGAAATTGTTATTCATGTTAACTTGGATTTAGTAAAAAAGTAA
- a CDS encoding histidine kinase, with protein MKNFVVKSILLFYFLLGIGLVSASSQTPFFKKIYLNKENTNLKINTIYKDTKGLLWFGTTEGVYAFDGLESTPYLIDIKHFDNNVSAIYMDVSGTIWVGFKNGRIATVRDRELKLIITDSPFPKNPITGIAEDSAHNVWFSTAGEGVFYYNNNQLHHIGAKDGLNNDYAYCVTYCSDTKIYVGTDDGIAVCTLQNEKVSIARLDSRNGLTDKIVRNITDDNSGFLWIGMQDRGICKYSLSNGTFTVPKQFENWSLGQINALSKEKSGWWIATDESGIIFYDEKPNSFLKIYKKFNNLDFVRVSNVCADNENNVWMIANSTIYQSMGNHVMMLDKIKNLKITYVHSILCDKKNKLWFTPDQELVAINLNDTVFSQYKKISITPPSQLIDIVSLFEDREGYIWVGTMGKGLFRVNPNSGAVQKITGNAQLNSASVIAIGGYQKNIWLATLSGLIKMELPRNINTDNLEVVFKNYSGQNVINNDYVYSIFVDSKKRVWFGTDGKGISCLEGENFTNYNAKSGLKSDVIYSITEDEKGNIWFSTLNAGIYKFDGKTFVNYSIKNGIRNLGISSIISDGRGSIIIMHKQGIDVLDTKTGKFFYYGSEVGLSDINSDLNSITKDKDGNIWLGTELGIIRFYNDANHYTNKPKTILNKPLLFTDEETNTNLPLFQADQNNISFDFFSVWYTNPDRIRYQYMLQGYTHQWINTKDRKLIFPNLIPGKYVFKVRSSINNNFKNASEASFSFTIKRPWYQQWWFRIVFIIALILVSAVILRVRFERVRNLERLEKEKIGFQFETLKNQVNPHFLFNSFNTLIAIIEEDKEVAIEYVEKLSDFFRNIVTYRDKDTISLRKELELASTYFFLQKKRYGRNFTLKIDVNEESMDSKVPPLVLQLLLENAVKHNAVSAETPLNVSIYSDSTSSRLYVKNKINKRRTQEPGTGTGLLNIVNRYKLLSKEEVTIENNLDEFIVSIPLI; from the coding sequence ATGAAAAATTTTGTAGTAAAATCTATTTTACTCTTTTATTTTCTGCTTGGAATAGGCCTTGTATCAGCCTCTTCTCAAACTCCCTTTTTTAAAAAGATATACCTTAATAAAGAGAATACAAATTTAAAAATCAATACCATTTATAAGGATACCAAAGGATTGCTTTGGTTTGGTACCACCGAAGGAGTTTACGCATTTGATGGCCTTGAATCTACGCCTTACCTAATCGATATTAAGCATTTCGACAACAATGTTTCGGCTATCTATATGGATGTATCCGGCACTATTTGGGTGGGATTCAAAAACGGAAGAATCGCAACTGTACGCGACCGTGAATTAAAATTAATTATAACAGATAGTCCTTTTCCTAAAAATCCTATTACCGGAATTGCAGAGGATTCTGCTCATAATGTTTGGTTCAGTACAGCCGGTGAAGGAGTGTTTTATTACAACAATAATCAGCTGCATCATATCGGAGCTAAGGATGGATTGAACAATGACTATGCTTATTGTGTAACCTACTGCAGCGATACAAAAATATATGTAGGAACGGATGATGGAATTGCAGTATGTACCCTTCAAAACGAAAAAGTTTCTATCGCTCGCCTCGATTCCCGCAACGGACTCACCGATAAAATTGTGCGCAATATAACCGACGACAACAGTGGGTTTTTATGGATTGGGATGCAGGACAGGGGTATTTGTAAATATAGCTTAAGCAATGGCACGTTTACAGTTCCCAAGCAATTTGAAAATTGGAGTTTGGGTCAAATTAATGCACTTTCTAAAGAGAAATCGGGTTGGTGGATTGCAACAGATGAGAGCGGGATTATTTTTTACGACGAGAAACCCAATTCGTTTTTAAAGATTTATAAAAAGTTCAACAACCTAGATTTTGTGCGCGTAAGCAATGTATGTGCCGACAATGAAAACAACGTGTGGATGATTGCTAACTCTACCATTTATCAAAGCATGGGAAATCATGTTATGATGTTGGATAAAATAAAGAATCTCAAAATAACTTATGTGCACAGCATTCTTTGTGATAAAAAGAACAAACTCTGGTTTACTCCGGATCAGGAATTGGTTGCTATTAATTTAAACGATACCGTTTTTTCACAGTACAAAAAAATTAGCATTACACCTCCTTCTCAACTTATTGATATTGTTTCTTTATTTGAAGACAGAGAGGGATATATTTGGGTGGGAACAATGGGGAAGGGGCTATTCAGGGTGAATCCCAATTCAGGAGCGGTGCAAAAAATTACAGGAAATGCACAACTTAATTCGGCAAGTGTTATTGCTATTGGAGGATATCAAAAAAACATTTGGTTGGCAACATTGAGCGGCTTAATTAAAATGGAATTGCCCCGAAATATAAATACTGATAATTTGGAAGTTGTATTTAAAAACTACAGCGGACAAAATGTAATCAACAATGATTATGTGTATTCCATTTTTGTAGACTCAAAAAAGCGGGTTTGGTTTGGTACCGATGGTAAGGGGATTTCTTGTTTAGAGGGTGAAAACTTCACCAATTACAATGCAAAATCAGGATTAAAGAGCGATGTAATTTATTCTATTACCGAGGATGAAAAGGGTAACATTTGGTTTAGTACTTTGAATGCAGGTATTTACAAGTTTGATGGAAAAACGTTTGTAAATTATTCGATTAAAAACGGCATCCGAAACCTTGGGATCAGCAGTATTATTTCGGATGGTCGTGGCAGTATTATTATAATGCACAAGCAGGGAATTGATGTGTTGGATACCAAAACAGGAAAGTTTTTTTATTATGGAAGTGAAGTTGGTTTATCGGACATTAATTCTGATTTAAATTCTATCACAAAAGATAAAGATGGAAACATTTGGTTGGGAACTGAACTGGGAATAATTCGTTTTTATAACGATGCCAATCACTACACCAATAAACCTAAAACTATTTTAAATAAACCCTTGTTGTTTACCGATGAGGAAACCAATACCAATTTGCCCTTATTTCAAGCGGATCAAAACAATATATCTTTCGATTTTTTTAGTGTGTGGTATACCAATCCGGATAGAATCCGCTATCAGTACATGCTTCAGGGATACACACACCAATGGATAAATACAAAAGACAGAAAGTTGATATTCCCTAACCTTATTCCGGGAAAGTATGTTTTTAAGGTGCGTTCCTCTATAAACAATAATTTTAAAAATGCCTCGGAAGCGAGTTTTAGTTTTACAATAAAGCGTCCATGGTACCAGCAGTGGTGGTTTAGAATTGTTTTTATTATTGCTTTGATTTTGGTATCGGCAGTGATTTTAAGAGTGCGATTTGAGCGGGTGCGTAACCTCGAGCGATTGGAAAAAGAAAAAATTGGGTTTCAATTTGAGACTTTGAAAAATCAGGTGAATCCACATTTTTTGTTTAATAGTTTTAATACCTTGATAGCCATTATCGAAGAGGATAAGGAAGTTGCAATTGAGTATGTTGAAAAGCTCTCGGATTTCTTTCGTAACATTGTTACGTATCGGGATAAGGATACAATTTCTTTGCGGAAGGAATTAGAGTTAGCCTCCACCTATTTCTTTTTACAGAAGAAAAGATACGGAAGAAACTTTACACTCAAAATCGATGTAAATGAAGAGAGCATGGATTCAAAGGTTCCACCCCTAGTTTTGCAACTCCTGCTTGAAAATGCCGTAAAACATAACGCAGTATCAGCTGAAACACCATTGAATGTCAGTATTTATTCAGACTCTACCTCATCACGCTTATATGTTAAAAATAAAATCAACAAACGTAGAACTCAAGAACCGGGCACGGGCACCGGTTTACTTAATATTGTGAACCGTTACAAATTATTGAGCAAGGAAGAAGTTACCATTGAAAATAATTTAGATGAATTTATAGTATCCATACCTTTAATTTAA